Proteins encoded together in one Lathyrus oleraceus cultivar Zhongwan6 chromosome 5, CAAS_Psat_ZW6_1.0, whole genome shotgun sequence window:
- the LOC127088304 gene encoding purine permease 3, with product MAEEKNQERKDRKMKRILLTINCLLLALGNSGGPLIMRLYFIHGGHRVWLSSFLETAGFPVMILPLTISYINRRRLHLNPPPSTTTEPAAKLKIISMKPPLFFAVAVIGILTGLDDYLYAYGVARLPVSTSALIIASQLGFTAVFAFLLVKQKFTAFSINAVVLLTVGAGVLAMHTSGDRPAGVSTRQYVIGFLTTLAASALYGFVLPSIELIYKKTKQNLTYSLVMEIQFVMCLFATLFCAVGMIANNDFKVIPKEARNFELGEKTYYVVLVMSAMLWQAFFLGAIGVIFCGSSLLSGILIAVFLPVTEVLAVIFYKERFQAEKAVSLVLSLWGFVSYFYGEIKQDKEKKKKLAMETEMGHSLEVLPAP from the exons ATGGCAGAAGAAAAGAATCAAGAACGGAAAGATAGAAAGATGAAGAGAATTCTTCTCACAATTAACTGTTTATTATTAGCCTTAGGAAACTCCGGTGGTCCCCTCATAATGCGTCTCTACTTCATCCACGGCGGCCACCGCGTCTGGCTATCCAGTTTCCTCGAAACCGCCGGTTTCCCTGTAATGATCCTCCCCCTCACAATCTCATACATCAACCGCCGCCGTCTGCATCTAAATCCACCACCATCAACCACCACCGAACCCGCCGCAAAGCTGAAAATAATCTCCATGAAACCTCCTCTCTTCTTCGCCGTAGCTGTCATCGGAATCCTCACCGGCCTCGACGACTATCTCTACGCGTACGGCGTTGCTCGGCTTCCAGTTTCCACTTCCGCGTTAATAATCGCTTCGCAGCTTGGTTTCACCGCGGTTTTCGCTTTTCTTCTTGTGAAACAGAAATTCACCGCTTTCTCGATAAACGCCGTCGTGTTGCTTACAGTTGGAGCGGGAGTTTTGGCTATGCATACCTCTGGAGACCGACCTGCCGGTGTTTCTACGAGGCAATATGTTATCGGTTTTCTCACTACTCTTGCTGCTTCTGCATTATATGGATTTGTTTTGCCTTCAATTGAATTGATTTATAAAAAAACCAAACAAAACCTCACTTATTCTCTTGTTATGGAAATTCAGTTCGTTATGTGTTTATTTGCTACTCTCTTCTGTGCCGTCGGCATGATTGCAAATAACGACTTTAAG GTGATTCCGAAGGAGGCTAGGAATTTTGAATTGGGGGAAAAGACTTACTATGTGGTGTTGGTGATGAGTGCAATGTTATGGCAAGCGTTTTTCTTGGGAGCAATTGGGGTTATTTTTTGTGGTTCATCTTTATTGTCTGGAATTTTAATTGCTGTATTTTTGCCGGTAACTGAAGTTTTGGCGGTAATTTTCTATAAAGAGAGATTTCAAGCTGAGAAAGCGGTTTCTCTTGTACTTTCTCTCTGGGGTTTTGTGTCTTATTTCTATGGTGAGATTAAACAAGATaaggaaaagaagaaaaaactTGCTATGGAGACAGAGATGGGGCATAGTCTTGAAGTACTACCTGCTCCATGA